A DNA window from Luteolibacter luteus contains the following coding sequences:
- a CDS encoding glycine-rich domain-containing protein → MKDELLSRLESFEIDKSRVAFPFSARLARETGWSHSYSRRVVREYLRFVWLAMRAGHPVTPSKEVDEAWHLHLCYTRSYWDEMCGNLLGKPLHHGPTEGGSAEDAKFGDWYAKTLESYRTNFGEPPSDIWPPAEIRFAPSRERKVDARKHWIVSKHGTLRGTSIAGGLLVLPALAGCMPIAVIDSRDQLILGFLVFSIVVIVLLMKLFGFRNRKKDRNSNDCGSSCSSFPAGCGSSSSSHHHSGNDVDSGNDTSGCGASGCTSTGCGGGGGCGGGGD, encoded by the coding sequence ATGAAAGACGAATTGCTTTCGCGATTGGAGTCCTTCGAGATCGATAAGTCCAGAGTGGCATTTCCCTTCAGCGCCCGCTTGGCCCGCGAGACTGGCTGGAGTCACAGCTACTCCCGCCGCGTGGTCCGGGAGTACCTCCGCTTCGTCTGGCTGGCCATGCGCGCCGGGCACCCGGTGACGCCGTCCAAGGAGGTGGATGAAGCATGGCACCTGCACCTCTGCTATACGCGTTCCTATTGGGATGAGATGTGCGGCAATCTTCTGGGTAAGCCTCTGCACCACGGTCCCACCGAGGGCGGATCGGCGGAGGACGCGAAGTTTGGTGACTGGTATGCGAAGACCTTGGAAAGTTATCGGACCAATTTTGGCGAGCCTCCCTCAGACATCTGGCCTCCGGCAGAGATCCGTTTCGCTCCGAGCAGGGAGCGCAAAGTGGATGCGCGCAAACACTGGATCGTATCAAAGCACGGCACGCTCCGCGGGACCTCCATCGCGGGAGGGCTACTGGTCCTACCTGCGCTCGCGGGCTGCATGCCGATCGCCGTGATCGATTCCAGAGACCAGCTCATCTTGGGGTTTCTGGTCTTCTCCATCGTCGTCATCGTCCTCCTGATGAAACTGTTCGGATTCCGAAACCGGAAGAAGGACAGGAACTCGAATGACTGTGGAAGCTCGTGCAGTTCTTTTCCCGCTGGCTGCGGATCCTCCAGCAGTAGTCACCATCACTCGGGGAACGATGTCGATTCCGGAAACGACACATCCGGCTGTGGCGCCTCCGGTTGCACCTCCACTGGCTGCGGTGGTGGCGGGGGGTGCGGAGGCGGGGGAGATTGA